A single genomic interval of Terriglobus albidus harbors:
- a CDS encoding phage tail protein yields MPSSDDRKAPYHAFHFVIEIDGIQRGGFRECTGLDSSNTVIPYREGNDPLTPRKLVGLQNYNNITLKWGSSDDRELWNWRKKVVDGKTERKNGSVVLLDEAGQEKVRWNFKMGWPTSWTGPALTATATDVAIESLVIAHEGVDRP; encoded by the coding sequence ATGCCTTCCTCTGATGATCGCAAAGCACCGTATCACGCGTTTCACTTCGTGATTGAGATCGACGGCATCCAGCGCGGTGGATTTCGCGAATGCACTGGCCTTGATTCCAGCAACACCGTCATTCCCTACCGCGAGGGCAACGATCCACTTACGCCGCGCAAGCTGGTTGGTTTGCAGAACTACAACAACATCACGTTGAAATGGGGTTCCTCTGACGATAGGGAGCTTTGGAACTGGCGCAAGAAGGTCGTCGATGGCAAGACCGAACGCAAGAATGGTTCCGTCGTGCTGCTGGATGAAGCTGGCCAGGAGAAGGTCCGATGGAACTTCAAGATGGGCTGGCCCACCTCCTGGACAGGTCCGGCGCTGACCGCCACGGCGACCGATGTGGCCATTGAATCGCTTGTCATTGCGCATGAGGGAGTGGATCGGCCGTGA
- a CDS encoding winged helix-turn-helix domain-containing protein: MLYLFEEFELSEEGFSLSRGGKRITIEPRVLHVLFVLVGNAGKLLEKRVLLEEVWKDTFVEETTLTRAIAVIRKHLEDDPRDPKYVETIPTRGYRFIAPVVTRQSAEAEKSAAELPEPALPMDTPPPLFEPSQEVASVASAVSGDATNFSSKKSAWLYAAGVLCFVGISIGLFLRYRSHRTASLSTKDTLVLAEFANTSGDPVFDGALRQGMMVQLEQSPVLRLASEGQIRKTLKLMGLQSDAPLTSEVSREVCQRIGGDVVLDGSISRLGNEYVLGLRARRCGTGDELDAEQVQIARKEDALNGLTEIATRFRTRIGETLVTIRNLDTPLAEATTTSLDALKAFSQATKMFNIKGSRAAMPLFLHATELDPQFAMAHVWLGRMYADLGEEASSIKSTQIAYSLRDRASDRERFSIDVSYDLLVTGNLDKARVTCDAWGLMYPRDVYARAFLSGMIYPAYGQYERALEEAKMSIAIDPDFVVGYRNAALNLIALNRLNEAEKILGKAAQRNLFLPSFVTDSYRMAFLKGDQEGMKRALDTAPTNPWLMNYEAATLAQAGRLIQARELQDQAVRQTLRGSRQELEAQLLVAASFTEVFYGYPDGAAKQVRTASRLSTGKSVEYAAALVLAMTANAEEASGLMNDLRQRFPEDTLVRYNYLPTIRAALALADKRPQQAVDLLRETSQFELSQPLYPIYLRGQAFLAMGKASQASMEFKKIIDHPGLVLNDPLLNLAQINLARSYAAEGDNESAKATYDLVLRRWNSADADLPILLQVKKERAAL; this comes from the coding sequence TTGCTGTATCTATTTGAAGAATTTGAACTTAGCGAAGAAGGTTTCTCACTTAGCCGCGGCGGAAAACGTATCACAATTGAGCCCCGGGTTCTCCATGTGCTTTTTGTGCTGGTCGGTAATGCGGGCAAGTTATTGGAGAAACGAGTACTTCTGGAGGAGGTCTGGAAAGATACTTTCGTCGAGGAAACGACGCTCACGCGCGCGATCGCTGTCATCCGAAAGCACCTGGAGGACGACCCTCGCGACCCCAAATATGTAGAGACGATCCCCACACGCGGCTATCGCTTCATCGCTCCGGTGGTAACTCGGCAGTCGGCTGAGGCGGAAAAATCGGCGGCCGAGCTTCCTGAGCCTGCTCTTCCCATGGACACGCCGCCCCCCCTGTTTGAACCATCGCAGGAAGTGGCATCCGTCGCTTCCGCGGTATCCGGAGACGCGACCAATTTTTCCAGTAAAAAGAGTGCTTGGCTCTATGCAGCAGGAGTGCTTTGCTTTGTTGGGATCTCAATTGGCCTGTTTCTCCGGTACAGGTCCCATCGCACCGCCTCGCTGAGTACGAAAGACACTCTCGTCCTGGCCGAATTTGCCAACACCAGCGGAGACCCGGTTTTCGATGGCGCCCTCCGGCAAGGGATGATGGTGCAACTGGAGCAATCACCCGTCTTGCGGCTGGCGAGCGAAGGCCAGATACGGAAGACGCTCAAGCTGATGGGATTGCAGTCTGACGCGCCGTTGACCTCCGAAGTAAGCCGCGAAGTCTGCCAGCGCATCGGCGGTGATGTGGTGTTGGATGGCTCCATCTCTCGCTTGGGAAATGAATACGTTCTCGGCTTGCGTGCCAGGAGGTGCGGCACGGGTGATGAACTGGATGCAGAACAGGTTCAGATCGCCCGGAAAGAAGACGCATTGAATGGGTTGACCGAGATTGCCACTCGGTTCCGAACACGTATCGGTGAAACCCTCGTTACGATCAGAAATCTGGATACGCCACTTGCCGAAGCGACCACCACCTCGCTAGATGCGCTGAAGGCATTTAGCCAAGCAACCAAGATGTTCAATATCAAGGGCAGCAGAGCGGCGATGCCTCTATTTCTGCACGCCACCGAATTGGACCCACAGTTCGCCATGGCGCATGTCTGGCTCGGCCGCATGTATGCGGATCTGGGAGAAGAGGCCTCTTCGATCAAAAGCACTCAGATTGCGTACTCCTTGCGCGACAGGGCGAGTGATCGCGAGCGCTTTTCGATTGATGTTTCTTATGATCTGTTGGTGACCGGCAACCTGGACAAGGCAAGGGTCACATGTGATGCATGGGGACTGATGTATCCACGCGACGTCTACGCGCGCGCCTTTCTTTCGGGAATGATCTATCCGGCATACGGGCAGTATGAGAGAGCGTTGGAAGAAGCAAAGATGTCGATTGCGATTGATCCCGATTTTGTTGTGGGATATCGCAATGCTGCCTTGAATCTGATCGCCCTGAATCGATTGAACGAGGCCGAAAAGATCCTAGGGAAAGCGGCACAGCGAAATCTCTTTCTCCCCAGCTTTGTCACTGATTCATATCGCATGGCCTTTCTCAAGGGAGATCAGGAGGGCATGAAACGAGCCCTGGATACTGCGCCGACGAACCCTTGGCTCATGAATTATGAGGCCGCAACACTCGCGCAGGCCGGACGTTTGATTCAGGCGCGAGAGCTGCAGGATCAAGCCGTACGTCAGACCTTGCGCGGATCAAGGCAGGAGTTAGAAGCGCAATTACTCGTGGCCGCATCCTTTACCGAGGTGTTTTATGGTTATCCTGACGGCGCCGCGAAACAGGTTAGGACTGCCTCGCGGCTTTCGACTGGGAAAAGTGTGGAGTATGCTGCGGCGCTCGTCCTGGCGATGACGGCAAACGCCGAGGAAGCCTCCGGGCTGATGAACGATCTGCGGCAGCGATTTCCTGAGGATACTCTCGTTCGGTACAACTACCTGCCGACAATCCGAGCTGCCTTGGCCTTGGCAGATAAGCGGCCCCAACAGGCGGTCGATCTCCTCCGTGAAACATCGCAGTTTGAATTGAGCCAGCCACTCTATCCCATCTATCTTCGGGGACAGGCTTTTCTTGCCATGGGGAAGGCTTCGCAAGCGTCGATGGAGTTCAAGAAAATCATCGACCATCCAGGACTGGTATTAAATGATCCCCTTTTGAACCTCGCCCAGATAAATTTGGCAAGATCCTATGCGGCAGAGGGAGATAACGAAAGCGCCAAGGCGACTTACGATCTTGTTCTAAGGCGCTGGAATAGCGCCGACGCAGATCTACCAATTTTGCTGCAGGTGAAAAAGGAGCGTGCCGCGTTGTAG
- a CDS encoding DUF6760 family protein, producing MSYPPEQLRGEVAYLAYYFHWPFDQIMGMDHFERRRWVQEVSQMNERLNGTQERGY from the coding sequence ATGAGCTACCCTCCGGAGCAGCTTCGCGGAGAGGTAGCGTACCTGGCTTATTACTTTCACTGGCCCTTTGACCAGATCATGGGCATGGATCACTTCGAACGCAGGCGCTGGGTGCAGGAAGTGTCCCAGATGAACGAACGCTTGAACGGAACGCAGGAGCGAGGATACTGA
- a CDS encoding phage tail protein, which translates to MGNFGTAMARVGTAMSIAGSLGLGNRVDPAMAHHFEVEIDGLLVGGFTEVSGLDVELKTFPVPEGGQNDFEEVRTSGVKHSRLVLKRGLTTADMLWQWHADAMQGKIERRNGSIVLMTSNLLEMWRWNFRDAYPVKWTGPAFKAGEAAVAFESIELVHRGISKDLNLTGMAIGGVSAIASL; encoded by the coding sequence ATGGGCAACTTCGGTACAGCGATGGCACGCGTTGGAACGGCAATGAGCATCGCTGGCAGCCTTGGACTGGGCAATCGAGTCGATCCCGCCATGGCACATCATTTCGAAGTCGAGATTGATGGACTGCTGGTGGGTGGATTCACGGAGGTGTCCGGCCTGGACGTCGAACTCAAGACCTTTCCGGTGCCCGAAGGCGGCCAGAACGACTTTGAGGAGGTCCGCACAAGCGGAGTGAAGCACTCACGTCTTGTGTTGAAGCGAGGCCTGACAACGGCAGACATGCTGTGGCAATGGCACGCCGACGCGATGCAGGGCAAGATCGAGCGGCGCAACGGATCGATCGTGCTGATGACAAGCAACCTGCTCGAAATGTGGCGTTGGAATTTCCGGGATGCCTATCCGGTGAAATGGACCGGGCCGGCATTCAAGGCGGGAGAAGCTGCGGTCGCTTTCGAAAGCATCGAGCTGGTGCATCGCGGCATAAGCAAAGACTTGAATCTGACTGGCATGGCAATCGGCGGCGTCTCGGCGATCGCTTCTCTGTAA
- a CDS encoding cupin domain-containing protein, translated as MERRSFVKLGILSLPSLALGQSTEVNGNGLFVRSGADRFGETHSLGFSTISFKVCSADTGGGMFTMEHDNLGKGGPNRHMHPDQDEWLFAMEGEFQVEVGKNRMILKPGDSILMPRKVPHVWAQVSDKPGKLLIAFTPAGRMEAFFRDFGKTGKLPSESAVLSSYGIERVGPPLQL; from the coding sequence ATGGAACGACGGTCTTTCGTGAAGCTGGGAATACTATCCCTACCCTCGCTGGCCCTCGGGCAATCTACGGAGGTCAACGGTAACGGCCTTTTTGTGCGATCTGGCGCCGATCGCTTTGGTGAAACACATAGCCTGGGCTTCAGTACGATCTCCTTCAAGGTATGTTCCGCTGATACTGGCGGGGGCATGTTTACCATGGAACACGACAATCTTGGAAAAGGTGGGCCTAACCGCCATATGCACCCGGACCAGGATGAATGGCTGTTTGCTATGGAGGGCGAATTCCAGGTCGAAGTTGGCAAGAACAGGATGATCCTCAAACCGGGTGATTCGATTCTCATGCCTCGGAAAGTCCCACACGTGTGGGCGCAGGTGAGCGACAAGCCTGGCAAACTCCTGATTGCGTTTACGCCTGCGGGCAGGATGGAAGCATTCTTCCGTGATTTCGGAAAGACGGGTAAGCTTCCTTCCGAGTCTGCTGTGCTTAGCAGTTATGGCATCGAGCGCGTTGGCCCGCCCCTGCAATTGTAG
- a CDS encoding LysM peptidoglycan-binding domain-containing protein gives MGIGNPVTGYIDQSINSDLGDKPTAISKMTIVVEKKGDTGSPRFIKDNKGFQVMFNPASLAHTMAAKWVNGTVPPPSLNAKFALNQFQHWLLDTLTFDLLFDTTEPVTGDDSVSADKLPEDVRKYTSRVINLVRMDVDLHRPPLCQLTWGEGYPNGKVLFVGHASKITQTLSYFSSNGKPLRATLRCEFTQWIPPTPDGSTEAHSADVNKVYVVNPGDTLASIARETLHDDALWRPIAVANHITDPLDLRPGRVLMIPTVDR, from the coding sequence ATGGGAATAGGGAACCCAGTTACGGGATACATCGATCAGTCGATCAATAGCGACCTCGGTGACAAACCGACGGCCATTTCAAAGATGACGATCGTGGTGGAGAAAAAGGGTGACACTGGAAGCCCGAGATTTATCAAGGACAACAAGGGCTTCCAGGTAATGTTCAATCCCGCCAGCCTGGCGCACACAATGGCCGCAAAATGGGTGAACGGAACAGTTCCGCCTCCGTCGTTGAATGCGAAGTTTGCGCTGAACCAGTTCCAACATTGGTTACTGGACACTCTCACTTTCGATTTGCTGTTCGACACCACGGAACCGGTCACTGGCGACGATTCGGTGTCTGCCGACAAACTTCCCGAGGACGTACGAAAGTACACCTCGCGCGTGATCAACCTGGTACGGATGGACGTGGACCTGCACAGGCCGCCACTCTGTCAGCTCACGTGGGGTGAGGGATACCCCAACGGTAAAGTGCTGTTCGTCGGGCACGCGAGCAAGATCACTCAAACTCTCAGCTACTTCAGTTCCAATGGGAAACCCTTGCGGGCTACTCTTCGTTGCGAGTTTACCCAGTGGATACCGCCCACGCCGGACGGCAGCACCGAAGCGCACTCTGCCGATGTCAACAAGGTTTACGTGGTCAACCCCGGGGATACGCTCGCCAGCATCGCACGCGAAACCCTGCATGACGATGCCTTGTGGCGTCCGATCGCTGTCGCCAACCACATTACCGATCCGCTGGACCTGCGGCCGGGGCGCGTGCTGATGATCCCTACGGTGGACCGTTAA
- a CDS encoding phage tail sheath family protein, whose product MKALILPGLYLQEIEATPRRSFHTGVPVFLAHATVHVGIPRLVLSWAQFVAFYGINAPSGLLAAAVRGFFDNGGELCYVYALRPELGPMAALDEALDQVEGLEDADLICLPDLSQAPQWFAPLQRRVVEWCDAGAERFAILDTLQGASPEAAAQQVAQLKGRSAAVYSPWLVVDLLDATDVTDAPSPLAIAVPPCGHIAGSYARNDRQRGVFYAPANRSLSGIRRLDGEVFATAQGRSQVNWIRSFPGRGLRVWGASTIDPHDEWRHISVRRVLLTLQRWLQSALAPIAFEPSTRALWARVRRTVGAYLEDLYRKGALAGASPEQAFYLRCDDTTNTAATREAGMLVAEIGIAPVAPAEFIVVRLTYSAGELTLGSTNSPTTKKE is encoded by the coding sequence ATGAAAGCGCTGATCCTACCGGGCTTGTACCTCCAAGAGATCGAAGCGACGCCGCGGCGGAGCTTTCACACGGGTGTTCCCGTGTTTCTGGCGCACGCTACGGTGCACGTTGGCATACCACGGCTTGTACTTTCGTGGGCGCAGTTCGTCGCGTTCTATGGCATCAATGCTCCGAGCGGATTGCTTGCGGCGGCTGTGCGTGGCTTCTTCGATAACGGTGGAGAACTCTGCTACGTCTATGCACTCCGTCCTGAGCTGGGACCCATGGCGGCCCTGGATGAGGCACTCGACCAGGTGGAAGGGCTGGAGGACGCAGACCTCATCTGCCTGCCCGATCTTTCGCAGGCACCGCAATGGTTTGCCCCACTGCAGCGCCGCGTTGTGGAGTGGTGCGATGCGGGCGCCGAGCGCTTCGCCATTCTGGATACGCTGCAGGGCGCATCACCCGAGGCAGCAGCACAGCAGGTGGCCCAACTGAAGGGTCGCAGCGCCGCGGTTTACAGTCCATGGCTCGTGGTGGATTTGTTGGACGCAACGGATGTGACGGATGCTCCATCTCCGCTTGCCATTGCGGTGCCACCGTGCGGTCACATTGCCGGTTCGTATGCGCGCAACGATCGTCAGCGCGGTGTCTTCTATGCACCAGCGAACCGGAGCCTTTCCGGAATCCGCAGGCTGGACGGCGAGGTATTTGCGACGGCACAAGGGCGTAGCCAGGTGAACTGGATCCGGTCGTTTCCCGGGCGCGGTTTGCGGGTATGGGGAGCGAGTACGATCGACCCCCACGACGAATGGCGCCACATCAGCGTGCGCCGCGTGCTGCTTACGTTGCAGCGATGGCTGCAGAGCGCGCTTGCACCGATCGCCTTTGAGCCGAGTACGCGAGCCCTGTGGGCCCGTGTACGCCGCACCGTCGGCGCATACCTTGAGGACTTGTACCGCAAGGGCGCGCTGGCCGGGGCATCCCCCGAGCAGGCGTTTTATCTTCGCTGCGATGACACGACCAACACAGCAGCCACGCGTGAGGCGGGCATGCTGGTTGCGGAAATCGGCATCGCACCCGTTGCGCCCGCGGAGTTCATCGTGGTGCGCCTGACCTACAGTGCTGGTGAGTTGACGCTGGGCAGCACGAATTCCCCAACAACGAAAAAGGAGTAG
- a CDS encoding carboxypeptidase-like regulatory domain-containing protein has translation MPEWETMSHQCVIGGFVRDAAKQVIADVALSAQRAKDGAVVAHARTGEDGSYFFVDLMRGPCMIAVNHQGLQCEVLAEIGDYHQEDFRMLWLDLELPAPLTPKYPRRLTPE, from the coding sequence GTGCCTGAGTGGGAGACGATGTCACACCAATGCGTGATCGGTGGTTTTGTGCGCGATGCCGCAAAGCAGGTCATAGCCGACGTCGCCTTGTCGGCGCAACGGGCGAAAGATGGTGCGGTCGTGGCGCACGCCCGAACAGGCGAAGACGGCAGTTATTTTTTCGTGGACCTTATGCGAGGCCCATGTATGATCGCGGTCAATCACCAAGGATTGCAATGCGAGGTCCTGGCGGAGATTGGTGATTACCACCAGGAAGATTTCCGGATGTTATGGCTCGATCTGGAGCTGCCGGCACCCCTAACCCCCAAATACCCGCGCCGCCTAACCCCTGAGTAG
- a CDS encoding histidine kinase: MNWAHLSSSGRCLLRLKQATAKIHIRLGERLQERERIARDLHDTLLQDFQAVILRFQIAAKRMAKDDLNRPEIEKGLDYADDVLVTCRSAGSSGLTPSRSASRWFMQAAKKLPYLISRGVSGCFAAFSSNM, encoded by the coding sequence ATGAATTGGGCGCACTTGTCTTCCTCAGGCCGATGTCTTCTGCGCCTCAAACAAGCTACGGCCAAAATCCACATTCGTCTCGGGGAACGGCTTCAGGAGCGAGAACGAATTGCGCGAGATCTTCACGACACATTGTTGCAAGACTTCCAAGCAGTAATACTCCGATTCCAGATTGCCGCAAAGCGCATGGCCAAGGACGACCTCAATCGGCCAGAGATCGAAAAGGGCCTAGATTACGCAGATGATGTCTTGGTTACCTGCCGTAGCGCCGGTTCAAGCGGCTTGACACCCAGTCGGTCGGCCAGCCGCTGGTTCATGCAGGCCGCAAAGAAGTTGCCATACTTGATCTCTAGGGGTGTTTCGGGATGCTTTGCCGCCTTTTCCAGCAACATGTAG
- a CDS encoding phage tail sheath family protein, which produces MPNAYLSPGVYVQEIPSAVQAIAGVGTSTAGFLAIVPDTVSIPERNPDYDPAAAMASAVAPSPVTKASSKAGDDGAKSSEEAKGSDGPTPPLKSVVGAAPDKTSRFLLRVFPIAAPAGEPRLFTNFAEFKQSYGDFSTDPEHNMLVHAVFGFFNNGGTRLYVTRMVSTVQLNSSLQALESVDEIAIVAAPGITDTAVRAALVAHCDATGNRFAIMDTPETVNTIDASLLPDGSKNAAVYFPWVQVFDPGVKTRYPDGPGLTFVPPSGHMAGIYARTDSSRGVHKAPANEVVLGALGLKYPIRKSQQDGLNNVGVNCIRSLNGNIRVWGARTIGGDRNGEWRYINVRRTALFLYKSIDEGTQWVVFEPNDLSLWAKITRNVTAFLTTVWRDGALFGATAAEAFYVKCDRETNPPELRELGQVVTEIGVAIVRPAEFVVFRLSQWTGPQGQ; this is translated from the coding sequence ATGCCGAACGCATATCTTTCTCCGGGCGTGTATGTCCAGGAGATTCCTTCCGCGGTGCAGGCGATTGCAGGCGTCGGTACCAGTACAGCAGGATTCCTGGCGATTGTTCCCGATACCGTTTCAATCCCCGAGAGAAATCCTGACTACGATCCCGCCGCTGCCATGGCATCCGCTGTCGCTCCTTCCCCCGTCACCAAAGCCTCGTCCAAGGCCGGTGATGATGGGGCAAAGAGTAGCGAGGAAGCAAAGGGTAGCGATGGGCCAACTCCTCCCTTGAAATCAGTCGTTGGTGCCGCGCCTGACAAAACGAGCCGCTTCCTGTTACGCGTGTTCCCCATTGCAGCTCCGGCGGGTGAGCCTCGTTTATTCACGAATTTCGCCGAATTCAAGCAGAGTTACGGAGACTTTTCTACCGATCCAGAACATAACATGCTGGTGCATGCCGTTTTCGGATTCTTCAACAACGGAGGTACGCGCCTGTATGTCACCCGTATGGTCTCGACCGTTCAACTGAACAGTTCTCTGCAGGCATTGGAAAGTGTCGACGAGATTGCAATCGTGGCAGCGCCGGGCATCACGGACACTGCCGTTCGCGCAGCGTTGGTGGCGCATTGCGATGCGACGGGCAATCGCTTTGCCATCATGGACACTCCAGAGACCGTGAACACCATCGATGCCTCGTTACTGCCGGATGGCTCAAAAAATGCAGCTGTTTACTTTCCGTGGGTGCAGGTCTTTGACCCGGGCGTGAAAACGCGTTATCCGGATGGACCAGGCCTGACGTTCGTTCCGCCAAGCGGTCACATGGCTGGCATTTATGCGCGCACAGACAGTTCGCGCGGCGTCCACAAGGCGCCTGCGAACGAGGTCGTATTGGGTGCCCTCGGCTTGAAGTATCCGATCCGTAAATCGCAACAGGATGGCTTGAATAACGTTGGGGTGAACTGCATCCGGAGCCTGAACGGCAACATCCGCGTTTGGGGCGCGCGCACCATCGGCGGCGATCGCAATGGGGAATGGCGCTACATCAACGTTCGCCGAACGGCGCTGTTTCTCTACAAGTCCATTGACGAGGGAACGCAGTGGGTGGTCTTCGAACCAAATGATCTAAGCCTGTGGGCCAAGATTACACGCAACGTGACCGCGTTTCTGACGACGGTCTGGCGTGACGGCGCACTCTTTGGTGCGACGGCAGCCGAGGCGTTCTACGTGAAATGCGATCGTGAAACAAATCCGCCTGAGTTGCGAGAACTTGGCCAGGTGGTGACCGAGATCGGTGTGGCGATTGTGCGGCCTGCGGAGTTCGTAGTCTTCCGCCTCAGTCAATGGACCGGACCTCAGGGCCAGTAG
- a CDS encoding Pvc16 family protein, with translation MIDDLDKTLQAFLQPVCASAPTGPPEISFANPGTGFPSEETALPLINLFLCGITQRDDMRENASTVQRQADGTAQVQRPPVFLSATYLITVWTDEKTDVNASQEHGIIGTLTAALLGTPLLPAEVFMGALSGLSAGAVTGKLSNASPARAASVYQALGNRQKLSLDYEVTFPVPVFAPQGTPLVTGRTVRFRSITEQPSSPETPRA, from the coding sequence GTGATTGATGATCTCGACAAGACCCTGCAGGCTTTTTTGCAACCGGTTTGCGCGTCGGCTCCGACAGGCCCCCCCGAGATTTCGTTCGCGAATCCTGGCACTGGGTTTCCTTCGGAAGAGACTGCATTGCCCCTCATCAACCTCTTCCTGTGCGGAATTACGCAGCGCGATGATATGCGTGAGAACGCATCGACCGTGCAGCGACAGGCGGACGGTACAGCGCAAGTACAGCGGCCACCGGTTTTTCTAAGTGCAACCTACCTCATCACGGTTTGGACAGACGAGAAGACGGATGTGAACGCAAGTCAGGAGCATGGAATTATTGGTACGCTGACAGCTGCACTGCTGGGCACGCCCCTGTTGCCCGCTGAGGTCTTCATGGGTGCTCTCTCAGGACTGTCGGCGGGCGCGGTTACGGGCAAGCTCTCCAACGCGAGTCCTGCTCGAGCAGCGTCGGTGTACCAGGCGCTGGGCAATCGACAGAAGCTATCGCTGGACTATGAAGTGACCTTTCCCGTGCCGGTCTTCGCTCCGCAAGGAACGCCGTTGGTTACGGGTCGCACTGTTCGCTTCCGAAGTATCACCGAACAACCTTCCTCGCCGGAGACGCCCCGTGCCTGA
- a CDS encoding LLM class flavin-dependent oxidoreductase has product MQIGIDSFVDYTPDAAGNLVPAQQRMADLMEEIALADKVGLAAFGIGEHHRPDYLASSPSTILAAAASITKQIRLQSSVTVLSSDDPVRVFQQFATVDLISNGRAEIVVGRGSFTESYPLFGFDLKHYDELFSEKLDLLLKLREQANITWEGQLRSSLNGEGVYPRPVQQKLPVWLGVGGTPQSFARAGVLGLPLMVAIIGGEPHRFRPLIDLYRKVYLQAGHPEQDMKVGLHVLGFLADTDKQAGDTMFPVWQRQFAKIGAERGWGAPQTRGQFDGNASPTGAFFVGTPDTVATKLKYVDEALGGVDRVNIQLTSGTLPHQDVMQAIDLLGTAATAATK; this is encoded by the coding sequence ATGCAAATCGGAATCGACAGCTTCGTGGACTACACGCCGGATGCCGCCGGCAATCTCGTTCCTGCGCAGCAGCGTATGGCAGATCTGATGGAAGAGATCGCGCTCGCTGACAAGGTCGGCCTCGCCGCGTTTGGGATTGGCGAGCATCACCGGCCCGACTACCTGGCCAGCTCACCGTCGACCATTCTTGCGGCGGCTGCGTCCATCACAAAACAGATCCGCCTGCAGAGCTCGGTCACCGTGCTGAGCTCGGACGATCCAGTTCGTGTCTTTCAGCAGTTCGCTACCGTGGACCTCATCTCGAACGGACGTGCGGAGATTGTCGTTGGCCGCGGCTCGTTTACTGAGTCATACCCGCTCTTCGGTTTCGACCTCAAGCACTACGACGAGCTCTTTTCCGAGAAGCTTGATCTGCTGCTGAAACTGCGTGAGCAGGCCAACATCACCTGGGAAGGGCAGCTTCGTTCGTCGCTTAACGGTGAAGGTGTCTATCCTCGCCCGGTGCAGCAGAAGCTTCCTGTCTGGCTCGGAGTTGGTGGAACGCCACAGTCATTCGCCCGCGCCGGCGTGCTCGGTCTCCCTCTGATGGTGGCAATCATTGGCGGAGAACCACACCGGTTCCGCCCATTGATCGACCTCTACCGCAAGGTTTATCTCCAGGCCGGACACCCGGAGCAAGACATGAAGGTTGGGCTGCATGTGCTTGGATTCCTTGCGGATACGGATAAGCAAGCAGGGGATACCATGTTTCCCGTCTGGCAGCGTCAGTTCGCCAAAATCGGCGCTGAGCGTGGCTGGGGAGCACCGCAAACCCGGGGTCAGTTCGACGGTAATGCCTCACCGACGGGAGCGTTCTTCGTAGGCACTCCCGATACGGTTGCGACCAAGTTGAAGTATGTGGATGAAGCTTTGGGTGGCGTGGACCGCGTGAACATCCAACTCACCTCCGGAACGCTGCCGCATCAGGACGTGATGCAAGCTATCGATCTGCTTGGTACTGCGGCTACCGCTGCGACCAAATAA